The following coding sequences are from one Kushneria phosphatilytica window:
- a CDS encoding HesA/MoeB/ThiF family protein, whose translation MIETFSDEQLLRYSRQIMLPELDYAGQLRLQQGHALIIGLGGLGSPASLYLAAAGIGQLTLADHDRVDLSNLQRQIAHGETDIDTPKAASAARRIATINHDCQTRVIEQQLADAALLEAVAEADVVLDCTDRFSSRFAINRACVATQTPLVSGAAIRFSGQLAVFDLRREEAPCYACLYGENGSDDDELRCAENGVVSPLVGIIGAFQALEALKLIGRVGKAHEGLATFDGLQGEWRRLGVRRDPNCPVCADRWVAALSD comes from the coding sequence ATGATCGAAACCTTCAGTGATGAGCAGCTGCTCCGCTACAGCCGTCAGATCATGCTGCCGGAGCTGGATTACGCGGGGCAGTTGCGCCTGCAGCAGGGCCATGCCCTGATCATCGGACTGGGCGGACTGGGATCACCCGCGTCACTGTATCTGGCAGCCGCCGGTATTGGACAATTGACCCTTGCCGATCACGATCGGGTTGATCTTTCCAATCTTCAGCGACAGATCGCTCATGGCGAGACTGATATCGATACACCCAAGGCGGCGTCGGCCGCTCGGCGAATTGCGACCATCAACCACGACTGTCAAACCCGGGTGATCGAGCAACAGTTGGCCGATGCGGCATTGCTGGAAGCGGTCGCAGAGGCAGACGTGGTCCTTGACTGTACCGACCGTTTCTCCAGCCGCTTTGCCATCAATCGAGCCTGTGTCGCGACGCAGACGCCGCTGGTATCGGGTGCGGCCATACGTTTCTCGGGACAGTTGGCTGTGTTTGATCTACGCCGTGAGGAGGCGCCCTGTTACGCCTGTCTCTATGGGGAAAACGGGAGCGATGACGATGAGTTGCGTTGCGCTGAAAATGGTGTCGTTTCGCCTTTGGTGGGTATTATCGGCGCCTTCCAGGCACTGGAGGCGCTCAAGCTGATTGGCAGGGTCGGCAAAGCGCATGAGGGGCTGGCAACGTTCGATGGCTTGCAGGGTGAATGGCGTCGCCTTGGCGTCCGTCGAGACCCGAACTGTCCGGTGTGCGCTGATCGATGGGTAGCTGCACTCAGCGACTGA
- a CDS encoding Lrp/AsnC ligand binding domain-containing protein, translated as MTGKQRARTLDRIDLDILRCLQENARISYVDLAARVGLSTTPCLERVRRLERTGVIRGYRALLDPKALRSNLMVFIEISLENQSPTAFDEFRQAVLQLPQIRECHLVSGQFDYILKCRIPEMSAYRQLLGDVVLRLPGVKESKSYVVMEEVKEDFSLHVPDPDELNEPDP; from the coding sequence ATGACCGGCAAGCAGCGCGCCAGAACCCTGGACCGCATTGATCTTGATATCCTGCGCTGTCTGCAGGAAAACGCACGCATCTCCTATGTCGATCTCGCCGCTCGAGTAGGGCTTTCGACCACGCCCTGCCTTGAACGGGTACGACGACTTGAACGCACTGGAGTTATCCGGGGCTATCGGGCACTGCTTGATCCGAAAGCCCTGCGTTCGAATCTTATGGTCTTCATCGAGATCAGTCTGGAAAATCAGTCGCCGACCGCCTTTGACGAGTTTCGTCAGGCGGTATTACAGCTACCGCAGATACGTGAGTGCCATCTGGTTTCGGGGCAGTTCGACTATATTCTCAAGTGCCGGATCCCCGAGATGTCGGCCTACCGTCAGTTGCTGGGCGATGTGGTATTACGGCTGCCTGGCGTCAAGGAATCGAAAAGTTACGTCGTCATGGAAGAGGTCAAGGAAGACTTCTCGTTACACGTACCTGATCCTGATGAGCTGAATGAACCCGACCCCTGA
- the prmC gene encoding peptide chain release factor N(5)-glutamine methyltransferase, giving the protein MITIDHWLVRAACQLQGGSDTPRLDAELLLAHACGRDRTWLYTWGDRTLDTLQQAAFEQLLAARTAGQPIAYLLGRREFHGLELKLSPAALIPRPDTELLVDQALALMPAEAGGDVLDLGTGSGAIVLALASARRQWRFTGVDLSAEALELAEYNARSLGVSNVTFCQSDYFEALAGERYGVIVSNPPYLSDSDPHLTRGDLRFEPRSALVAAEDGMADLSRLIRQAPAHLLPGGYLLLEHGLNQGAMVRALFEQAGYDMITTHDDLGGRPRVSLGRYQTAEDHDPTMTGRGMERSA; this is encoded by the coding sequence ATGATAACCATCGACCACTGGCTTGTACGAGCTGCCTGTCAGCTTCAGGGGGGGAGTGATACTCCTCGGCTGGACGCCGAATTGTTGCTGGCGCATGCCTGCGGACGGGATCGTACCTGGCTCTACACCTGGGGCGATCGCACACTTGATACCTTGCAGCAGGCTGCCTTCGAACAGCTGCTGGCAGCCCGAACGGCAGGGCAGCCGATTGCCTACCTGCTTGGACGGCGCGAGTTTCATGGCCTTGAGCTGAAACTCTCCCCGGCGGCTCTGATCCCTCGCCCGGATACCGAGCTGCTGGTCGACCAGGCGCTGGCACTGATGCCGGCCGAGGCAGGGGGGGATGTGCTGGACCTGGGGACTGGCAGCGGTGCCATTGTGCTGGCTTTGGCTTCAGCCCGACGTCAATGGCGATTTACCGGTGTGGACCTGAGTGCCGAGGCGCTTGAGCTGGCTGAATACAATGCCCGCTCTCTCGGGGTTTCCAATGTCACTTTCTGTCAGAGCGATTATTTTGAGGCACTGGCAGGAGAGCGCTACGGTGTCATCGTATCCAACCCCCCCTATCTGAGTGACAGCGATCCCCATCTGACGCGTGGTGACCTGCGTTTTGAGCCACGTTCGGCACTGGTGGCTGCGGAGGATGGCATGGCAGACCTGTCGCGCCTGATTCGTCAGGCACCCGCGCATCTGTTGCCCGGCGGCTATCTGTTACTGGAGCATGGCCTGAATCAGGGGGCGATGGTGCGAGCACTGTTCGAGCAGGCAGGATACGACATGATTACCACCCATGATGATCTGGGTGGGCGTCCCAGGGTGAGTCTGGGACGCTATCAGACTGCAGAAGATCATGACCCCACGATGACCGGCCGAGGGATGGAGAGATCAGCATGA
- the prfA gene encoding peptide chain release factor 1: MKASLRQKLDGFRERFEELSALLSEPDVIGDQKRFRDYSREYADLEELVESWDRYRQVEADRDTAEQMRHDGDPDMRAMAEEELAEAEDTLERLEGELKRLLVPKDPDDSRSIFLEVRAGTGGDEAALFAGDLFRMYTRYAESMGWRIETISASHGEHGGFREVIARVAGNGVYGRLKFESGVHRVQRVPATESQGRIHTSACTVAILPEADEVGEVELDSNDLRVDTFRASGAGGQHVNTTDSAIRITHLPTGLVVECQDERSQHKNRARAMAFLAARLKQKAVDSQRQQQADARRSLVGSGDRSERIRTYNFPQGRVTDHRINLTLYKLSEVMTGALDDVIDPLVHEYQAEQLAALSSAEASTV; the protein is encoded by the coding sequence ATGAAGGCGTCGTTGCGACAAAAGCTCGATGGGTTTCGGGAACGTTTCGAGGAACTCTCGGCGTTGCTTTCCGAACCGGATGTCATCGGAGATCAGAAGCGTTTTCGAGATTATTCACGCGAATACGCTGATCTCGAGGAGTTGGTCGAAAGCTGGGATCGCTACCGTCAGGTAGAGGCGGATCGCGATACAGCAGAGCAGATGCGTCATGATGGTGATCCTGATATGCGTGCCATGGCCGAGGAGGAACTGGCCGAGGCCGAGGACACACTCGAGCGCCTGGAAGGCGAACTCAAGCGGTTACTGGTACCGAAGGACCCCGATGATTCACGCAGTATCTTTCTGGAGGTTCGTGCCGGTACCGGCGGTGATGAAGCGGCGCTGTTCGCTGGTGACCTGTTTCGCATGTATACCCGATATGCTGAATCCATGGGCTGGCGGATCGAGACCATCAGTGCCAGTCACGGCGAACATGGCGGTTTTCGCGAGGTGATTGCCCGGGTGGCCGGCAATGGCGTCTACGGTCGCCTCAAGTTCGAGTCCGGTGTGCACCGCGTGCAGCGTGTGCCGGCGACCGAATCGCAGGGGCGCATTCACACCTCGGCCTGTACCGTGGCCATTCTGCCTGAAGCCGATGAGGTAGGTGAGGTCGAACTCGACAGCAACGATCTGCGCGTCGATACCTTTCGTGCCAGCGGGGCGGGTGGTCAGCACGTCAATACGACCGATTCGGCCATACGGATTACTCACCTACCCACAGGTCTGGTGGTGGAGTGTCAGGACGAGCGCAGTCAGCACAAGAATCGTGCGCGGGCGATGGCGTTTCTGGCCGCACGGCTCAAGCAGAAGGCCGTGGACAGTCAGCGCCAGCAGCAGGCCGACGCTCGACGCTCGCTGGTCGGGTCGGGTGATCGCAGCGAGCGAATCCGTACTTATAATTTCCCGCAGGGGCGAGTGACCGATCATCGCATCAACCTGACCCTTTACAAGCTTTCCGAGGTCATGACGGGTGCACTCGATGATGTCATCGATCCACTGGTTCACGAATATCAGGCCGAACAGTTGGCGGCGCTCTCTTCGGCTGAAGCCAGTACGGTCTGA
- the hemA gene encoding glutamyl-tRNA reductase: MLLVLGINHTTAEIAVREQVAFGSAQLGVALDELRSLPSVLEASILSTCNRTELYCVLHGGSEQTVLDWLAGFHRLPIEALRECTYHYREGEAARHMMRVACGLDSMVLGEPQILGQLKEAYHRAREQQSLGSDLERLFQHTFAVAKQVRSETGIGENPVSVAYAAVNLAGRIFDDIRRSRALLIGAGETIELVARHLKKAGIQGIIVANRTRERAQALADEVDGVAIGLDELQSALVCADVVISSTGSPMPMLGKGMVETALKARKHRPVFMVDIAVPRDIEPQVGELDDIFLYTIDDLNEVISENRRSRESAAAQAEEIIVSNVSAWQHERRIRGAGDLIRRHRQQAEGVREEAEAQALAQLAQGQDPETVIRRLSQQLTNRLLHGTTLRLREASGAQRQDLVAAAEELLLDAPTPALESERTPS, translated from the coding sequence ATGCTTCTTGTACTCGGCATCAATCACACGACTGCTGAAATTGCCGTACGTGAGCAGGTTGCCTTCGGCTCGGCTCAGCTCGGTGTAGCGCTTGATGAATTGCGTTCGCTACCGAGCGTGCTCGAGGCTTCGATCCTTTCTACCTGCAATCGTACCGAACTCTACTGTGTCTTGCATGGTGGCAGCGAGCAGACCGTGCTCGACTGGCTGGCCGGCTTTCATCGCCTGCCCATCGAGGCCCTGCGAGAGTGTACCTATCATTATCGTGAGGGGGAGGCTGCGCGCCACATGATGCGCGTCGCCTGTGGGCTGGATTCGATGGTGCTGGGTGAGCCACAGATCCTTGGTCAGCTCAAAGAGGCCTATCATCGTGCACGTGAGCAGCAGAGTCTGGGAAGCGATCTGGAGCGGCTTTTCCAGCATACCTTTGCAGTGGCCAAGCAGGTGCGCAGTGAGACCGGTATCGGTGAGAATCCCGTTTCGGTCGCTTATGCGGCGGTCAATCTGGCCGGGCGTATCTTTGATGATATCCGTCGTTCACGCGCCTTGCTGATCGGCGCCGGCGAAACCATCGAGCTGGTTGCGCGCCATCTGAAAAAGGCCGGTATCCAGGGCATCATCGTCGCCAATCGAACTCGCGAGCGCGCCCAGGCACTGGCTGATGAAGTCGATGGTGTGGCTATCGGTCTCGATGAGCTGCAGTCAGCGCTGGTCTGTGCTGACGTCGTTATCTCCTCGACCGGCAGTCCCATGCCGATGCTGGGCAAGGGAATGGTCGAGACGGCGCTCAAGGCGCGCAAGCATCGTCCCGTTTTCATGGTCGATATTGCTGTACCTCGTGATATCGAGCCTCAGGTAGGCGAGCTCGATGATATCTTCCTCTATACCATCGATGATCTTAATGAAGTGATCAGCGAGAATCGGCGCTCACGCGAAAGCGCAGCGGCGCAGGCAGAGGAAATTATCGTTTCCAATGTTTCAGCCTGGCAGCACGAGCGTCGCATTCGCGGTGCCGGTGATCTGATTCGGCGTCATCGGCAGCAGGCCGAGGGCGTGCGCGAGGAAGCAGAAGCTCAGGCGCTGGCTCAGCTGGCTCAGGGACAGGATCCGGAAACGGTAATACGACGACTCTCGCAGCAGCTTACCAATCGGCTGTTGCATGGCACCACTCTTCGCTTGCGTGAAGCCTCCGGCGCACAGCGGCAGGATCTGGTTGCTGCTGCAGAAGAACTTCTGCTCGACGCGCCGACACCAGCGCTGGAATCCGAGCGGACACCATCATGA
- a CDS encoding tetratricopeptide repeat protein yields MSARIEEDGMRPRSLFFLMVAILMGSGALAGCQSSPTPRPFSEDPLSRAPAIKRGLDAQGLAALLEAEFAGHRGDFTRAARGYLSQGERYHSSALASRATLAAQLARDDELLTRSALLWSHLQPDAQEPRQLLAERAAANGDWQQALTQLLAIDARGGDAELEAFVQEAADAGADISAMLERLQAHAVNHPNQPAASIAAALLYARQGEFDTADTTLDGVAQRFSNTPSLWLARSQVAMARQHFQDGLKAAQHGHRLAPGDARFLLAMAQAYLALGRSEQAEQQFDHLLNRMPDNSNLRLSLARLYLQHHAEAQAERVLAPLLEQEKPVPEALLLAALTAERRGQTDQAVYFYEQVPPGEHFPGARARAAHLLVEHQRLEEAIHMLDQDRNRYPEQNAELLELELSLLDSSGQSQRADRILDHAIAQSAPDNDALLFMRAIRSLNSQDLSAMEQDMKTLLERDPDDAIVLNAYGYTLLEHTHRYREALDMIQHAHRLAPDNPAILDSLGWAWFKLGQFDKASHWLNLAWQAQPDAEIGAHFVEALWRNQQHDQARQLVSEMLERLDHHPELDRLLERYPGLESTTHPSTSETENPSS; encoded by the coding sequence ATGTCTGCCCGTATTGAAGAGGATGGCATGCGCCCACGCTCATTATTCTTTTTAATGGTGGCGATTCTGATGGGTTCGGGCGCACTCGCCGGCTGTCAGTCGTCTCCCACTCCCAGGCCGTTCAGCGAAGATCCGCTATCCCGCGCACCGGCCATCAAGAGGGGCCTGGACGCTCAAGGTCTGGCGGCCCTGCTCGAAGCCGAGTTTGCCGGCCACCGGGGCGACTTTACTCGCGCAGCCCGCGGCTATCTGTCACAGGGAGAGCGCTATCATTCATCGGCGCTGGCCAGCCGAGCAACGCTCGCAGCCCAACTGGCCAGGGACGATGAGTTATTAACCCGTTCAGCGCTGCTCTGGAGTCACCTGCAACCCGATGCGCAGGAGCCTCGCCAATTGCTGGCCGAGCGAGCTGCCGCAAACGGAGACTGGCAGCAGGCCCTGACACAGCTGCTGGCAATTGATGCGCGTGGCGGTGATGCCGAACTGGAAGCTTTCGTTCAGGAAGCTGCCGATGCCGGGGCGGATATCTCTGCCATGCTCGAACGTCTGCAAGCGCATGCCGTCAACCACCCCAACCAGCCTGCCGCGTCAATTGCCGCAGCACTGCTGTACGCACGGCAGGGAGAATTCGACACTGCCGACACTACTCTTGATGGGGTCGCGCAACGCTTCAGCAACACGCCTTCCCTGTGGCTCGCCCGCAGCCAGGTCGCCATGGCACGGCAGCACTTTCAGGATGGACTGAAAGCAGCACAGCACGGCCATCGGCTGGCGCCCGGTGATGCCCGTTTTCTGCTGGCAATGGCCCAGGCGTATCTCGCTCTCGGCCGGTCTGAACAAGCCGAGCAGCAGTTTGACCATCTGCTGAATCGCATGCCCGACAACAGTAACCTTCGCCTCTCATTGGCGCGGCTTTATCTGCAGCATCATGCAGAAGCGCAAGCCGAGCGTGTCCTTGCACCACTGCTCGAACAGGAAAAGCCAGTACCCGAGGCGCTGTTGCTTGCTGCCCTGACGGCTGAACGTCGTGGCCAGACAGACCAGGCGGTATACTTCTACGAGCAAGTCCCCCCTGGCGAGCACTTTCCTGGTGCCCGGGCACGCGCTGCACATCTACTGGTCGAGCATCAACGTCTCGAAGAAGCGATACATATGCTCGATCAGGACCGCAATCGTTACCCGGAGCAGAACGCGGAGCTGCTGGAGCTGGAACTCTCACTGCTGGACAGCAGCGGTCAGTCACAGCGCGCCGATCGGATACTGGATCACGCCATTGCTCAAAGTGCGCCCGATAATGACGCACTACTGTTCATGCGGGCCATTCGGTCACTGAACTCGCAAGACCTGAGCGCCATGGAGCAGGATATGAAAACCCTGCTCGAACGCGACCCCGATGACGCGATTGTCCTCAATGCCTATGGCTACACCCTGCTCGAGCACACCCATCGCTATCGGGAAGCCCTGGACATGATTCAGCACGCCCATCGTCTGGCGCCCGACAACCCCGCGATTCTCGATAGCCTCGGGTGGGCCTGGTTCAAGCTGGGCCAGTTCGACAAGGCCTCGCATTGGCTGAATCTCGCCTGGCAGGCCCAGCCCGATGCAGAAATCGGTGCCCACTTCGTCGAAGCCCTCTGGCGAAACCAACAGCACGACCAGGCCCGGCAGCTGGTCAGTGAAATGCTCGAACGCCTTGATCACCATCCCGAACTTGACCGATTACTGGAACGCTATCCCGGTCTTGAATCGACGACCCACCCATCGACATCCGAGACAGAGAACCCATCTTCATGA
- the lolB gene encoding lipoprotein insertase outer membrane protein LolB — protein sequence MMQVTLSRPTNRHLAHLWVTFLFVVLLAGCAGQPPQPDMARKPGDWKSQHERLTTLSRWDIAGKVAIRTPEDSESANLDWQRTPDHYRIMVSGPFGAGRNTLEGNSRSVTLTNGDGTFRAATPEALMEDRMGWSLPVSALDYWIRGLPAPGTPHRVNRDDTGFPEVMHQNGWTIQYRDWTRADGLWLPRRLIMDYGELHSVLVLNQWQPSPSAK from the coding sequence ATGATGCAAGTGACCCTTTCCCGGCCCACTAATCGCCACCTTGCCCATCTGTGGGTGACCTTTCTGTTCGTTGTGCTGCTTGCCGGCTGTGCCGGTCAACCCCCACAACCTGACATGGCTCGCAAGCCCGGAGACTGGAAAAGCCAGCATGAACGACTGACAACGCTGAGTCGCTGGGATATTGCAGGCAAGGTCGCCATACGAACCCCCGAAGACAGCGAAAGTGCCAACCTCGACTGGCAACGAACTCCTGATCACTATCGAATCATGGTCAGCGGCCCCTTTGGCGCAGGGCGTAACACCCTGGAAGGCAATAGCCGCAGCGTCACGCTGACCAATGGCGACGGTACCTTCCGCGCGGCGACACCAGAGGCGCTGATGGAGGACCGCATGGGCTGGTCCCTCCCGGTTTCGGCACTCGACTACTGGATCCGGGGGCTACCTGCACCCGGCACGCCTCACCGGGTCAATCGTGATGACACCGGTTTTCCCGAGGTCATGCACCAGAATGGCTGGACCATTCAGTATCGGGACTGGACCCGCGCCGACGGTCTCTGGCTCCCCCGCCGGCTGATCATGGATTATGGCGAGCTGCATTCGGTGCTGGTACTTAATCAGTGGCAACCTAGTCCATCTGCCAAATGA
- the ispE gene encoding 4-(cytidine 5'-diphospho)-2-C-methyl-D-erythritol kinase: MNNALILPAPAKLNRMLHITGRRADGYHELQTLFQFLEYGDTLHFLPRSDGQTRLHTEVAGIGHDDNLIVRAARRLQSLSERSCGVDITLEKRLPQGGGLGGGSSDAATTLLALDRLWHLDLGEDRLAAIGLELGADVPVFIRGFAAWGEGIGERLQPAPLDRPWFVVIHPGVSVSTGALFNHPELTRQTPSISMARALQGGHNDCEQVARSLQPCIGEAIDWLKHFGSAMMTGTGSCVFCPLSDREKALRIMQATDRKYPQWQTFVAQGCNISPLHAALK; encoded by the coding sequence ATGAACAATGCGCTGATTCTGCCAGCTCCGGCGAAACTCAATCGCATGCTTCACATCACCGGGCGACGTGCAGATGGCTATCACGAACTGCAAACGCTTTTTCAGTTCCTTGAATACGGTGACACGCTGCATTTCCTGCCTCGAAGTGACGGTCAGACAAGGCTCCATACCGAGGTAGCGGGTATCGGCCATGATGACAATCTGATCGTTCGCGCGGCTCGCCGGCTGCAGTCTCTGAGCGAACGTTCATGCGGCGTCGATATCACTCTCGAAAAACGCCTGCCCCAGGGGGGCGGCCTGGGCGGCGGCAGCTCGGATGCGGCGACCACCCTGCTGGCGCTCGACCGCCTCTGGCACCTTGATCTGGGAGAAGATCGGTTGGCTGCAATCGGGCTCGAGCTGGGCGCGGATGTGCCGGTCTTCATACGAGGCTTTGCCGCATGGGGAGAAGGTATCGGGGAGCGGCTGCAACCCGCCCCTCTGGACAGGCCCTGGTTTGTCGTCATTCACCCCGGGGTCAGTGTTTCGACCGGCGCTCTGTTCAATCACCCTGAATTGACACGCCAGACCCCCTCTATTAGTATGGCGCGCGCCCTGCAGGGAGGACACAATGACTGCGAGCAGGTCGCTCGTAGCTTGCAACCCTGCATCGGTGAAGCCATAGATTGGCTGAAGCACTTTGGATCTGCCATGATGACGGGAACGGGATCCTGCGTATTCTGCCCACTGTCCGATCGTGAAAAGGCTCTGCGGATCATGCAGGCAACCGATCGAAAGTATCCACAGTGGCAGACATTTGTAGCGCAGGGGTGTAACATCTCTCCCCTTCATGCCGCTCTGAAGTAG
- a CDS encoding ribose-phosphate pyrophosphokinase yields the protein MSKLMVFAGNANPELARKVAECLDNRLGHATVGQFSDGEIAVEINENVRGKDVFILQSTCAPTNDNLMELILMVDALRRASATRITAVVPYFGYARQDRRVRSARVPISAKVVADIMVKAGVDRVMTMDLHADQIQGFFDVPVDNVYGSPILLDDIERQNYDDVVIVSPDVGGVVRARAIAKQLNADLAIIDKRRPQANQAQVMHIIGDIKDRTCVLVDDLVDTAGTLCKAAEALKAHGARRVLAYSTHAILSGPAVDNIADSNLDELVVTDTIPLAEHARRSGKIRQLSVAGLIAEAIRRVSNEESVSAMFH from the coding sequence GTGTCTAAACTGATGGTCTTTGCGGGGAACGCCAACCCCGAGCTGGCCCGTAAGGTCGCCGAATGCCTCGACAACCGGCTTGGGCACGCCACGGTCGGCCAGTTCAGCGATGGAGAGATCGCCGTCGAGATCAATGAAAACGTCCGCGGCAAGGATGTCTTCATCCTGCAGTCAACCTGCGCCCCCACCAATGACAACCTGATGGAGCTGATCCTGATGGTTGATGCTCTGCGCCGGGCCTCGGCGACACGTATTACGGCTGTCGTCCCCTACTTCGGTTATGCCCGCCAGGACCGCCGCGTGCGATCCGCTCGTGTACCGATTTCCGCCAAGGTTGTTGCCGATATCATGGTCAAGGCCGGCGTTGACCGGGTGATGACCATGGACCTTCATGCCGATCAGATCCAGGGCTTCTTCGACGTACCCGTTGACAACGTCTATGGTTCGCCGATCCTGCTCGACGATATCGAACGGCAGAACTACGACGATGTCGTTATTGTCTCGCCCGATGTAGGCGGTGTGGTTCGTGCTCGAGCCATTGCCAAGCAGCTCAATGCCGATCTCGCCATTATCGACAAGCGTCGCCCTCAGGCCAATCAGGCCCAGGTGATGCACATCATCGGTGACATCAAGGATCGGACCTGTGTACTGGTCGATGATCTGGTAGATACCGCTGGCACACTCTGCAAGGCAGCCGAAGCACTCAAGGCCCACGGCGCACGCCGCGTACTGGCCTACTCTACCCACGCCATCCTGTCAGGGCCGGCCGTAGACAATATCGCCGATTCGAATCTTGATGAACTGGTGGTGACCGACACCATTCCGCTGGCAGAACATGCACGGCGCAGTGGCAAGATTCGCCAGCTCTCTGTCGCCGGCCTGATTGCCGAAGCGATTCGCCGCGTCAGTAACGAAGAATCCGTTAGCGCCATGTTCCACTAG
- a CDS encoding 50S ribosomal protein L25/general stress protein Ctc has translation MKHQYNLTANVRRALGKGASRRLRRENTHVPAIVYGGSAEPQPIAVEKSAFYKAMEDEAFFSSILDIDVEGSKEQVVVRDLQRHPYKPVVVHVDFMRVDATHELTMTIPLHFANTEECKGVKVEGGVLHVLHNDVEITCLPSDLPEYLEVDVLNLDIGDTLHLSDIPLPKGVTLTALSHGDGFDAGIVSVTHPDRGTDEAEGEGEPPTDVDHTDAEQGSAGEPINDSEDKGD, from the coding sequence ATGAAACACCAATACAACCTGACCGCCAATGTTCGCAGGGCGCTGGGGAAAGGTGCGAGCCGCCGCCTGCGTCGTGAGAACACTCATGTGCCTGCCATTGTCTATGGTGGCAGCGCCGAGCCGCAGCCGATCGCCGTCGAAAAGTCGGCCTTCTACAAGGCAATGGAAGACGAAGCCTTCTTCTCCTCGATTCTCGATATCGATGTCGAGGGCAGCAAGGAGCAGGTGGTCGTTCGCGATCTGCAGCGCCATCCTTACAAGCCGGTTGTCGTACACGTCGATTTCATGCGTGTGGATGCTACCCATGAACTGACCATGACCATCCCGCTGCACTTCGCCAACACCGAAGAGTGCAAGGGCGTCAAGGTTGAAGGTGGTGTGTTGCACGTACTGCACAACGATGTCGAAATCACCTGCCTGCCCTCCGACCTGCCCGAGTACCTCGAAGTCGACGTACTCAATCTCGACATTGGCGACACGCTGCATCTCTCCGACATCCCGCTGCCGAAGGGCGTAACACTGACCGCTCTGAGCCACGGCGATGGCTTCGATGCCGGTATCGTCAGCGTCACCCATCCGGACCGCGGCACCGATGAAGCCGAGGGCGAAGGTGAGCCGCCGACCGATGTCGATCACACCGATGCCGAGCAAGGCAGCGCCGGTGAACCAATCAACGACAGTGAAGACAAGGGCGACTGA
- the pth gene encoding aminoacyl-tRNA hydrolase produces MNELHAIIGLGNPGARYEATRHNAGFWLLEALARECGVSLREQRKFLGNYAKTTLEGRDIHLLAPTTLMNHSGQSIGALCKFFKLSPEQLLVVHDELDLLPGVARFKQGGGHGGHNGLRDTISALGNSRDFHRLRLGIGHPGSAAQVVNYVLSAPGKAERRAIDEAIEASLEQLPLAVKGDWARAMNHLHSARD; encoded by the coding sequence ATGAACGAACTGCACGCGATCATCGGTCTGGGCAACCCCGGCGCACGCTACGAGGCGACCCGCCATAATGCCGGCTTCTGGCTGCTTGAGGCACTGGCACGCGAGTGCGGCGTCTCGCTGCGCGAACAGCGCAAGTTTCTCGGCAATTATGCCAAAACCACGCTGGAGGGTCGGGATATCCATCTGCTCGCACCAACCACGCTGATGAATCACAGTGGTCAATCGATCGGTGCGCTGTGCAAGTTCTTCAAGCTCTCGCCCGAACAACTGCTGGTCGTGCATGATGAACTCGATCTGCTTCCGGGCGTCGCTCGCTTCAAACAGGGTGGCGGGCACGGCGGTCACAATGGTTTGCGTGATACCATCAGTGCACTGGGAAACAGTCGTGATTTCCACCGTCTGCGTCTTGGCATCGGCCATCCCGGTAGCGCCGCACAGGTCGTCAATTATGTCCTGAGCGCCCCGGGCAAGGCGGAGCGCCGCGCCATTGACGAAGCCATCGAGGCCTCACTGGAGCAGCTTCCTCTGGCAGTCAAGGGTGACTGGGCACGTGCCATGAATCACCTCCACAGCGCGCGCGACTGA